A region from the Lysobacter sp. BMK333-48F3 genome encodes:
- a CDS encoding glutaminyl-peptide cyclotransferase, whose protein sequence is MPSRLRRLLMPILCLAAAGIGIAAAMAAQAPRGAPVWSYKVVARYPHDPGAFTQGLIFRDGFLYESTGLNGRSTVRKVKLDTGEVLQRANLPASVFGEGLTDRQTERGRQLLVLTWTSRAGYILDMGSFATAGTFSYPGEGWGLTRSQDTVYLSDGSAQIRLLDPKTLKERGRIEVRDGGRAIDQLNELEWVKGEIYANVWQTDRIVRIDPKSGRVLGWIDLSGLLSRHGSGGRGADVLNGIAYDAARDRLFVTGKWWPDLFEIKPVAPAGGKR, encoded by the coding sequence ATGCCGAGTCGCCTGCGCCGCCTGCTCATGCCGATCCTGTGCCTGGCCGCGGCCGGCATCGGCATCGCCGCGGCGATGGCCGCGCAGGCGCCGCGCGGCGCGCCGGTCTGGTCCTACAAGGTCGTCGCCCGCTACCCGCACGACCCGGGCGCGTTCACCCAGGGGCTGATCTTCCGCGACGGTTTCCTGTACGAAAGCACCGGCCTCAACGGTCGTTCGACGGTGCGCAAGGTCAAGCTCGACACCGGCGAGGTGCTGCAGCGGGCCAATCTGCCGGCCTCGGTGTTCGGCGAGGGACTGACCGACCGCCAGACCGAGCGCGGCCGCCAGCTGCTGGTGCTGACCTGGACCTCGCGCGCCGGCTACATCCTCGACATGGGCAGCTTCGCCACCGCCGGCACCTTCAGCTACCCGGGCGAGGGCTGGGGCCTGACCCGCTCGCAGGACACCGTCTACCTCAGCGACGGCAGCGCCCAGATCCGCCTGCTCGACCCGAAGACGCTGAAGGAGCGCGGCCGGATCGAGGTGCGCGACGGCGGCCGCGCGATCGACCAGCTCAACGAACTGGAATGGGTCAAGGGCGAGATCTACGCCAACGTCTGGCAGACCGACCGGATCGTCCGGATCGACCCGAAGAGCGGGCGCGTGCTCGGCTGGATCGACCTCAGCGGCCTGTTGTCGCGCCACGGCAGCGGCGGCCGCGGCGCCGACGTGCTCAACGGCATCGCCTACGACGCCGCGCGCGACCGGCTGTTCGTGACCGGCAAATGGTGGCCGGACCTGTTCGAGATCAAGCCGGTGGCGCCGGCCGGCGGCAAGCGCTGA
- the idi gene encoding isopentenyl-diphosphate Delta-isomerase, whose product MEERLILVDGDDRAVGVGEKMRVHRDGVLHRAFSIFVFDEAGRLMLQQRATGKYHSGGLWSNTCCGHPREGEATEAAAHRRLGEEMGFDCELRGVARIVYRIEVSQGLIEHEYDHIFVGRYDGRPRPNPLEVRDWAWRSAADLDAALRDRPQDFSGWLRYILERGGPEELERWREAAGEGLASR is encoded by the coding sequence ATGGAAGAACGTCTGATCCTGGTCGACGGCGACGATCGCGCCGTGGGCGTCGGAGAGAAAATGCGCGTGCACCGCGACGGGGTGCTGCATCGCGCGTTCTCGATCTTCGTGTTCGACGAAGCCGGGCGGCTGATGCTGCAGCAGCGCGCCACCGGCAAGTACCACTCCGGCGGACTGTGGAGCAACACCTGTTGCGGCCATCCGCGCGAAGGCGAGGCCACCGAGGCCGCGGCGCACCGGCGCCTGGGCGAGGAGATGGGCTTCGATTGCGAGCTGCGCGGGGTCGCCCGCATCGTCTACCGGATCGAGGTCTCGCAAGGCCTGATCGAACACGAATACGACCATATCTTCGTCGGCCGCTACGACGGTCGGCCGCGGCCGAACCCGCTGGAAGTGCGCGACTGGGCCTGGCGCAGCGCCGCCGACCTGGATGCGGCGCTGCGCGACCGGCCGCAGGACTTCAGCGGCTGGCTGCGCTACATCCTCGAGCGCGGCGGTCCGGAAGAGCTGGAGCGCTGGCGCGAAGCGGCCGGCGAAGGCCTGGCGTCGCGCTGA
- the parC gene encoding DNA topoisomerase IV subunit A, translating to MTDPVRPVFHGFEQIPLREYAERAYLDYSMYVVLDRALPFLGDGLKPVQRRIIYSMSELGLNAASKPKKSARTVGDVIGKYHPHGDSACYEAMVLMAQPFSYRYPLIEGQGNFGSSDDPKSFAAMRYTESKLTPIAEVLLGELGQGTVDWDPNFDGTLEEPTWMPARLPHLLLNGTTGIAVGMATDVPPHNLNEVVSACVRLLDDPDATTRDLCEHVLGPDYPTTAEIITPRADLIAMYESGLGSVRARAVFEKDGGNIVITALPYQTSPGKIIEQIATQMRAKKLPWLEDIRDESDHANPTRIVLVPRSNRVDVDQLMGHLFATTDLERSYRVNFNVIGLDGRPQVKGLKAFLTEWLSFRSDTVTRRLNHRLDKVNRRLHLLQGLLVAFLNLDEVIRIIRTEDEPRPVLMKRFDLSEEQTDYILETRLRQLARLEEMKIRGEQAELEKEREQLVAILASKTKLKKLIKDELLADAKKFGDARRSPLVARNAAQALSETELVASEPMTVVVSEKGWVRAAKGHDIDAATLNYREGDGLLAAAKGRSTQQVAFLDSTGRAYSSLIHSLPSARGNGEPLTGRFSPAAGASFQAVAAGDNDTRFVLSSSHGYGFVTRFENLTGRNKAGKAMLSLTPNAKVLQPAPVGDVDQDRVVAVTNVGHLLAFPVSELPELDKGKGNKIIDIPKAKLGTERVVAVAVVAPGQTLSIKSGARSMGLSFKELEPYLGARATRGGLLPRGWQKVEGLSVE from the coding sequence ATGACTGATCCCGTACGTCCGGTCTTCCACGGCTTCGAACAGATCCCCCTGCGCGAGTACGCCGAGCGCGCCTACCTCGACTACTCGATGTACGTGGTCCTGGACCGCGCCCTGCCCTTCCTCGGCGACGGCCTCAAGCCGGTCCAGCGCCGCATCATCTATTCGATGAGCGAGCTCGGCCTGAACGCCGCGTCCAAGCCGAAGAAGTCCGCGCGCACCGTCGGCGACGTGATCGGCAAATACCATCCGCACGGCGACAGCGCCTGCTACGAGGCGATGGTGCTCATGGCCCAGCCGTTCTCGTACCGCTATCCGCTGATCGAGGGCCAGGGCAACTTCGGTTCCAGCGACGATCCCAAGTCGTTCGCGGCGATGCGCTACACCGAGTCCAAGCTGACCCCGATCGCCGAAGTCCTGCTCGGCGAGCTCGGCCAGGGCACGGTCGACTGGGACCCGAACTTCGACGGCACCCTGGAAGAGCCGACCTGGATGCCGGCGCGGCTGCCGCACCTGCTGCTCAACGGCACCACCGGCATCGCGGTCGGCATGGCCACCGACGTGCCGCCGCACAACCTCAACGAAGTGGTCAGCGCCTGCGTGCGCCTGCTCGACGATCCGGACGCGACCACCCGCGACCTGTGCGAGCACGTGCTCGGCCCGGACTATCCGACCACCGCCGAGATCATCACCCCGCGCGCCGACCTGATCGCGATGTACGAAAGCGGCCTGGGCAGCGTGCGCGCCCGCGCCGTGTTCGAGAAGGACGGCGGCAACATCGTCATCACCGCCCTGCCCTACCAGACCTCGCCGGGCAAGATCATCGAGCAGATCGCGACCCAGATGCGGGCCAAGAAGCTGCCGTGGCTGGAAGACATCCGCGACGAGTCCGACCACGCCAATCCGACCCGGATCGTGCTGGTGCCGCGCTCCAACCGGGTCGACGTCGACCAGCTGATGGGCCATCTGTTCGCGACCACCGACCTGGAGCGCAGCTACCGGGTCAACTTCAACGTGATCGGCCTGGACGGCCGGCCGCAGGTCAAGGGCCTCAAGGCCTTCCTGACCGAGTGGCTGAGCTTCCGCAGCGACACCGTCACCCGCCGCCTCAATCACCGCCTGGACAAGGTCAACCGCCGCCTGCACCTGTTGCAGGGCTTGCTGGTCGCGTTCCTGAACCTGGACGAGGTGATCCGCATCATCCGCACCGAGGACGAGCCGCGTCCGGTGCTGATGAAGCGCTTCGACCTGAGCGAAGAGCAGACCGACTACATCCTCGAGACCCGCCTGCGCCAGCTGGCGCGCCTGGAGGAAATGAAGATCCGCGGCGAACAGGCCGAACTGGAGAAGGAACGCGAGCAACTGGTCGCGATCCTGGCCAGCAAGACCAAGCTGAAGAAGCTGATCAAGGACGAACTGCTTGCCGACGCCAAGAAGTTCGGCGACGCGCGCCGCTCGCCGCTGGTCGCGCGCAACGCCGCGCAGGCGCTGTCGGAGACCGAACTGGTCGCCAGCGAGCCGATGACCGTGGTGGTCAGCGAAAAGGGCTGGGTGCGCGCGGCCAAGGGCCACGACATCGACGCGGCCACCCTCAACTACCGCGAAGGCGACGGCCTGCTGGCCGCGGCCAAGGGCCGCAGCACCCAGCAGGTCGCGTTCCTGGATTCGACCGGCCGCGCCTATTCCAGCCTGATCCACAGCCTGCCTTCGGCGCGCGGCAACGGCGAGCCGCTGACCGGGCGCTTCTCGCCGGCGGCCGGGGCCTCGTTCCAGGCGGTCGCGGCCGGCGACAACGACACCCGCTTCGTGCTGTCCAGCAGCCACGGCTACGGCTTCGTCACCCGCTTCGAAAACCTCACCGGCCGCAACAAGGCCGGCAAGGCGATGCTGTCGCTGACCCCGAACGCCAAGGTGCTGCAACCGGCGCCGGTCGGCGACGTCGACCAGGATCGCGTGGTCGCGGTGACCAACGTCGGCCACCTGCTCGCGTTCCCGGTCTCCGAGCTGCCCGAACTGGACAAGGGCAAGGGCAACAAGATCATCGACATCCCCAAGGCTAAGCTCGGCACCGAGCGCGTGGTCGCGGTGGCGGTGGTCGCCCCGGGCCAGACCCTGAGCATCAAGTCCGGCGCGCGCAGCATGGGCCTGTCGTTCAAGGAACTGGAGCCCTACCTCGGCGCCCGCGCCACCCGCGGCGGCCTGCTGCCGCGCGGCTGGCAGAAGGTCGAGGGCTTGTCGGTGGAGTAA
- the rnk gene encoding nucleoside diphosphate kinase regulator, protein MNERQLPHPSGLPPPLLLSRLDCDRLEALLDQAPPGLDLGGLRRELDRAEVVEPAQVPADVITMNSIIRFVDEATGEEREAALVYPRDADGRAERISILAPVGSALLGLRVGARIAWPLPGGRSAQLRVLGLRYQPEAAGDLHR, encoded by the coding sequence ATGAACGAACGACAACTGCCCCACCCCTCCGGCCTGCCGCCGCCGCTGCTGCTGTCGCGGCTGGACTGCGACCGGCTGGAAGCCCTGCTCGACCAGGCCCCGCCCGGCCTGGACCTGGGCGGCCTGCGCCGCGAGCTCGATCGCGCCGAGGTGGTCGAACCGGCCCAGGTGCCGGCCGACGTGATCACCATGAATTCGATCATCCGCTTCGTCGACGAGGCCACCGGCGAGGAACGCGAGGCCGCCCTGGTCTATCCGCGCGACGCCGACGGCCGTGCCGAACGGATCTCGATCCTGGCCCCGGTCGGCAGCGCCCTGCTCGGCCTGCGGGTCGGCGCGCGCATCGCCTGGCCGCTGCCGGGCGGACGCAGCGCGCAGCTGCGCGTGCTCGGCCTGCGCTATCAGCCCGAGGCCGCCGGCGACCTGCACCGCTGA
- a CDS encoding efflux RND transporter periplasmic adaptor subunit encodes MPTADRTLSPRARKRAYAVAALAAALAAGLAWGGFGSRGAAPPKPPPPVPVTFASVERRDVPHWQETVGTVTSLQSAVLRPQVDGVLTQVLFREGQTVKRGQLLARIDDRAIRAGLDGAQAQRERDAAQLRAAQSDLGRFRQLSGAQLIAKQMLDQQAASVQQLQATAQGSQAAIDAAQVQLSYTRIVSPIDGRVGLRRVDPGNLVRSGDEQGLVTVQQVDPISVVFALTQDQLPALRAAQAAGPVAAQALDRDAGQVLGEGELRVIDNQVDEATGTVRLRAVFGNAGDRLWPGQLVSVRVRTGEERGATVVASDAVQRGVDGSFVYRLGGDGKVAAVPVQVGYQDEALAVVRGVAPGDTVVRDGQSRLKPGSAVVAAKPAPTVTR; translated from the coding sequence ATGCCCACCGCCGATCGCACGTTGTCGCCCCGCGCCCGCAAGCGCGCCTACGCCGTCGCCGCCCTGGCCGCCGCGCTGGCGGCGGGGCTGGCCTGGGGCGGTTTCGGCAGCCGCGGCGCGGCCCCGCCGAAGCCGCCGCCGCCGGTGCCGGTGACCTTCGCCAGCGTCGAACGCCGCGACGTACCGCACTGGCAGGAAACCGTCGGCACCGTGACTTCGCTGCAAAGCGCGGTGCTGCGCCCGCAGGTCGACGGCGTGCTGACCCAGGTGCTGTTCCGCGAAGGCCAGACGGTCAAGCGCGGCCAGTTGTTGGCGCGCATCGACGACCGCGCGATCCGCGCCGGTCTCGACGGCGCCCAGGCGCAGCGCGAGCGCGACGCCGCGCAACTGCGCGCGGCCCAGTCCGACCTGGGCCGGTTCCGCCAGCTGTCCGGCGCGCAGCTGATCGCCAAGCAGATGCTCGACCAGCAGGCCGCCTCGGTGCAGCAGTTGCAGGCCACCGCGCAAGGCAGCCAGGCGGCGATCGACGCCGCCCAGGTGCAGCTGTCCTACACCCGCATCGTCTCGCCGATCGACGGCCGGGTCGGCTTGCGCCGGGTCGATCCGGGCAACCTGGTGCGCAGCGGCGACGAACAGGGATTGGTCACGGTGCAGCAGGTCGATCCGATCTCGGTGGTGTTCGCCCTGACCCAGGACCAGTTGCCGGCGCTGCGCGCGGCCCAGGCCGCCGGGCCGGTCGCGGCGCAGGCGCTGGACCGCGACGCCGGCCAGGTGCTGGGCGAAGGCGAACTGCGGGTGATCGACAATCAGGTCGACGAAGCCACCGGCACGGTGCGTTTGCGCGCGGTATTCGGCAACGCCGGCGACCGCCTGTGGCCGGGCCAGTTGGTCAGCGTGCGGGTGCGCACCGGCGAAGAGCGCGGTGCGACCGTGGTCGCCAGCGACGCCGTGCAGCGCGGCGTCGACGGCAGTTTCGTCTACCGTCTCGGCGGCGACGGCAAGGTCGCGGCGGTGCCGGTGCAGGTCGGCTACCAGGACGAGGCGCTGGCGGTGGTGCGCGGGGTCGCCCCGGGCGACACCGTGGTCCGCGACGGCCAGTCGCGGCTCAAGCCCGGCAGCGCGGTGGTCGCGGCCAAGCCCGCGCCGACGGTGACGCGATGA
- a CDS encoding heavy metal sensor histidine kinase, which translates to MSRLSIAQRLAAMFALAALLVFALVGVVLHQVLRDQIVRYQHAELSTKLRSVAHSVALCDSPERWRKVQDKVENLTTSERNTRFWAWSDSANFRIGADHVLPVRAAAARDFGMGTLEQPGMSSPYRTLEQVVPAYGQRPAVRLWIGIDSQPYVAALRSFALAFVALALVGTALVALLGHWIARVGLRPLQRLSSQARTLSPSNLSQRLRIEQLPPELGHLSGAFNGALDRLEAAYTRLDAFNADVAHELRTPLANLMGQTQVALSRPREAAQLEEVLQSNLEELERMRGIVNDMLFLSRADQGDIALDRACVPLAAEVAKTGEFLEYLLEEAGMRLRIDGAVDAWIDSALFRRAMTNLLHNAVQHGAPGSEIVVELGPGIVAGGARVAVRNRGQTVAAEHLGRMFDRFYRADAAREHRGERHHGLGLSIVKAIAVLHGGAVFADSGDGVTTVGFSLAEPAALRA; encoded by the coding sequence ATGAGCCGCCTGTCGATCGCCCAGCGCCTGGCGGCGATGTTCGCCCTGGCCGCCTTGCTGGTGTTCGCCCTGGTCGGGGTGGTGCTGCACCAGGTGCTGCGCGACCAGATCGTGCGCTACCAGCACGCCGAACTCAGCACCAAGCTGCGCTCGGTCGCGCACAGCGTGGCGCTGTGCGACTCGCCGGAGCGCTGGCGCAAGGTCCAGGACAAGGTCGAGAACCTGACCACCAGCGAGCGCAATACGCGCTTCTGGGCCTGGAGCGACAGCGCGAATTTCCGCATCGGCGCCGACCACGTGCTGCCGGTGCGCGCCGCCGCGGCCCGCGATTTCGGCATGGGCACGCTCGAACAGCCCGGCATGAGCTCGCCCTACCGGACCCTGGAGCAGGTCGTGCCGGCCTACGGCCAGCGGCCGGCGGTGCGGTTGTGGATCGGCATCGATTCGCAGCCCTACGTGGCCGCGCTGCGCTCGTTCGCGCTGGCCTTCGTCGCCCTCGCCCTGGTCGGCACCGCCCTGGTGGCCTTGCTCGGCCACTGGATCGCCCGGGTCGGCCTGCGGCCGCTGCAGCGGCTGTCGAGCCAGGCGCGGACGCTGAGCCCGAGCAATCTGTCGCAGCGCCTGCGCATCGAACAGTTGCCGCCCGAGCTCGGCCACCTCAGCGGCGCCTTCAACGGCGCCCTGGACCGGCTGGAGGCGGCCTATACCCGGCTCGACGCCTTCAACGCCGACGTCGCCCACGAATTGCGCACGCCGCTGGCCAACCTGATGGGCCAGACCCAGGTCGCGCTGTCGCGGCCGCGCGAGGCGGCGCAACTGGAAGAGGTGCTGCAGTCGAACCTGGAAGAACTCGAGCGCATGCGCGGCATCGTCAACGACATGCTGTTCCTATCGCGCGCCGACCAGGGCGACATCGCCCTGGACCGCGCCTGCGTGCCGCTGGCCGCGGAGGTGGCCAAGACCGGCGAGTTCCTCGAGTACCTGCTGGAAGAGGCCGGCATGCGCCTGCGCATCGACGGCGCGGTCGACGCCTGGATCGACTCGGCGCTGTTCCGCCGCGCCATGACCAATCTGCTGCACAACGCGGTCCAGCACGGCGCGCCGGGTTCGGAGATCGTGGTCGAGCTCGGCCCCGGCATCGTCGCCGGCGGCGCCCGGGTGGCGGTGCGCAACCGCGGCCAGACCGTGGCCGCGGAGCATCTGGGGCGGATGTTCGATCGCTTCTACCGCGCCGACGCGGCGCGCGAGCACCGCGGCGAGCGCCACCACGGGCTCGGCCTGTCGATCGTCAAGGCGATCGCCGTGCTGCACGGCGGAGCGGTGTTCGCCGACAGCGGCGACGGCGTCACCACGGTCGGCTTCAGCCTGGCCGAACCGGCCGCGTTGCGCGCCTGA
- a CDS encoding multidrug efflux RND transporter permease subunit, with product MSAPSGRHGAGSTTQRLVQRASISAWFVRHPVATTLLTAAVVLLGVFAQPRLPVAPLPQAEFPTIRIGASLPGASPDTMASAVATPLETQLTAVPGITEMTSSSALGTTSITLQFALGKSIDTAAQEVQAAINAAAGRLPADMPSLPTWRKVNPADSPILVLSVVAPQMSLTELSDLVETRLARNLTQIDGVAEVFIAGQQRPAIRIQASPERLAALGLTLADLREVARNASVNQAKGALVGERRMSTLAANDQLFRAEDYEKLVVTYRDGAPVRLGEVAKIGFGAENDYVYAWPNGQPGLALVINRQPEANIIATTDAVLAALPRLQAGLPASVEVAVLNDRTRTIRASLHEVELTLGVTVLLVVLVMGLFLRQLSATMIVGAVLLVALVATFAAMYALGYSLNNLTLVALVIAVGFVVDDAIVVIENIHRHREAGLGALEAALKGAGEIGFTVVSISLSLIAAFIPLLFMGGVVGRLFAEFAMTVTVAILISIVASLTLAPMLAARYMRAPPKHDAARPGWPQRLIAGYDRSLRWALDRQRAVLAAFAATLAVAVLAYSLIPKGFFPLQDTAFVFATTEAAQDISFEQMRAKHLQLAKIAEGDPAIQTYMHSVGATAGSQSLSNGRFWFILKDRGDRDVSADQFIDRMRAKFAAVPGIAIYMRSAQDINLGVGPARTQYQYALRGQDSRELSVWADRLTERLRALPQLQDVSNDQQIGAAVTRLSIDRTAAARFGLSAADIDQALYDAFGQRQINEFQTETNQYKVILEIDPRLRGRVDSLAYFHLRSPISGQMVPLSAVAKVEPAENGPLSIGHNGMLPAVNISFNLSPGVALGDAVRLVEGAAGEIGLPASISGNFQGSAQAFRDSLATQPLLILAALLAVYIILGVLYESFVHPLTILSTLPSAGVGAVLMLWLWKLDFSIMALIGIVLLIGIVKKNGILLVDFALDAQRQRGLSPREAIHEACLTRFRPIMMTTLAALLGAVPLMLGLGTGSELRQPLGVAVVGGLLVSQLLTLYTTPVIYLALDRLLLQRRRVAAMQAPADASAAVAEG from the coding sequence ATGAGCGCGCCGTCCGGCCGGCACGGCGCCGGCTCGACCACCCAACGGCTGGTGCAGCGCGCCTCGATCTCGGCCTGGTTCGTGCGCCATCCGGTCGCGACCACCCTGCTGACCGCAGCGGTGGTCCTGCTCGGCGTGTTCGCCCAGCCGCGCCTGCCGGTGGCGCCGCTGCCGCAGGCCGAGTTCCCGACCATCCGCATCGGCGCCAGCCTGCCCGGGGCCAGCCCGGACACCATGGCTTCGGCGGTGGCCACGCCGCTGGAGACCCAGCTCACCGCGGTGCCGGGCATCACCGAGATGACCTCCAGCAGCGCGCTGGGCACGACCTCGATCACCCTGCAGTTCGCGCTCGGCAAGAGCATCGACACCGCCGCGCAGGAAGTGCAGGCGGCGATCAACGCCGCCGCCGGGCGGCTGCCCGCGGACATGCCCTCGCTGCCGACCTGGCGCAAGGTCAACCCGGCCGACAGTCCGATCCTGGTGCTGAGCGTGGTCGCGCCGCAGATGTCGCTGACCGAACTCAGCGACCTGGTCGAGACCCGGCTGGCGCGCAACCTGACCCAGATCGACGGCGTCGCCGAAGTCTTCATCGCCGGCCAGCAACGGCCGGCGATCCGGATCCAGGCCTCGCCCGAGCGCCTGGCCGCGCTGGGCCTGACCCTGGCCGACCTGCGCGAGGTCGCGCGCAACGCCAGCGTCAACCAGGCCAAGGGCGCGCTGGTCGGCGAGCGGCGCATGTCGACCCTGGCCGCGAACGACCAGTTGTTCCGCGCCGAGGACTACGAAAAGCTGGTGGTGACCTACCGCGACGGCGCGCCGGTGCGCCTGGGCGAGGTGGCCAAGATCGGCTTCGGCGCCGAGAACGACTACGTCTACGCCTGGCCCAACGGCCAGCCCGGCCTGGCCCTGGTGATCAACCGCCAGCCCGAGGCCAACATCATCGCCACCACCGACGCGGTGCTGGCGGCGTTGCCGCGATTGCAGGCCGGCTTGCCGGCCAGCGTCGAGGTCGCGGTGCTCAACGACCGCACCCGCACCATCCGCGCCTCGCTGCACGAGGTCGAACTGACCCTGGGCGTGACCGTGCTGCTGGTGGTGCTGGTGATGGGTCTGTTCCTGCGCCAGCTATCGGCGACGATGATCGTCGGCGCGGTGCTGCTGGTCGCGCTGGTGGCGACCTTCGCCGCGATGTACGCGCTGGGCTACAGCCTCAACAACCTGACCCTGGTGGCGCTGGTGATCGCGGTCGGCTTCGTCGTCGACGACGCGATCGTGGTGATCGAGAACATCCACCGCCACCGCGAGGCCGGGTTGGGCGCGCTGGAGGCGGCGCTGAAGGGCGCCGGCGAGATCGGCTTCACCGTGGTCTCGATCAGCCTGTCGCTGATCGCCGCCTTCATCCCCTTGCTGTTCATGGGCGGCGTGGTCGGGCGCTTGTTCGCCGAGTTCGCGATGACGGTGACGGTGGCGATCCTGATCTCGATCGTCGCCTCGCTGACCCTGGCGCCGATGCTGGCGGCGCGCTACATGCGCGCGCCGCCGAAGCACGACGCGGCGCGCCCCGGCTGGCCGCAGCGCCTGATCGCCGGCTACGACCGCAGCCTGCGTTGGGCGCTGGACCGCCAGCGCGCGGTGCTGGCCGCGTTCGCCGCGACCCTGGCGGTGGCGGTGCTGGCCTACAGCCTGATCCCGAAGGGCTTCTTCCCGCTGCAGGACACCGCCTTCGTGTTCGCCACCACCGAGGCGGCGCAGGACATCTCTTTCGAGCAGATGCGCGCCAAGCACCTGCAACTGGCCAAGATCGCCGAGGGCGACCCGGCGATCCAGACCTATATGCATTCGGTCGGCGCCACCGCCGGCAGCCAAAGCCTGTCCAACGGCCGCTTCTGGTTCATCCTCAAGGACCGCGGCGACCGCGACGTCTCCGCCGACCAGTTCATCGACCGGATGCGGGCCAAGTTCGCCGCGGTGCCGGGCATCGCCATCTATATGCGTTCGGCGCAGGACATCAACCTCGGCGTCGGCCCGGCGCGCACCCAGTACCAGTACGCCCTGCGCGGCCAGGACAGCCGCGAACTGTCGGTCTGGGCCGACCGTCTGACCGAGCGCCTGCGCGCGCTGCCGCAACTGCAGGACGTGTCCAACGACCAGCAGATCGGCGCCGCGGTGACCCGGCTGAGCATCGACCGCACCGCCGCGGCGCGTTTCGGCCTCAGCGCCGCCGACATCGACCAGGCCCTGTACGACGCTTTCGGCCAGCGCCAGATCAACGAATTCCAGACCGAGACCAACCAGTACAAGGTGATCCTGGAAATCGACCCGCGCCTGCGCGGCCGGGTCGACAGCCTGGCGTATTTCCACCTGCGCTCGCCGATCAGCGGGCAGATGGTGCCGTTGTCGGCGGTGGCCAAGGTCGAGCCGGCCGAGAACGGCCCGCTGTCGATCGGCCACAACGGCATGCTGCCGGCGGTCAACATCTCGTTCAATCTCTCGCCCGGCGTGGCCTTGGGCGACGCGGTGAGGCTGGTCGAAGGCGCCGCCGGCGAGATCGGCCTGCCGGCGTCGATCTCCGGCAATTTCCAGGGCAGCGCGCAGGCTTTCCGCGATTCGCTGGCGACCCAGCCGCTGCTGATCCTGGCCGCGCTGCTGGCGGTCTACATCATCCTCGGCGTGCTCTACGAGAGCTTCGTCCATCCGCTGACGATCCTGTCGACCCTGCCGTCGGCCGGGGTCGGCGCGGTGCTGATGCTGTGGCTGTGGAAGCTGGATTTCTCGATCATGGCCCTGATCGGCATCGTGCTGCTGATCGGCATCGTCAAGAAGAACGGCATCCTGCTGGTCGACTTCGCCCTCGACGCCCAGCGCCAACGCGGCCTGTCGCCGCGGGAGGCGATCCACGAGGCCTGCCTGACCCGGTTCCGGCCGATCATGATGACCACCTTGGCGGCGCTGCTCGGCGCGGTGCCGCTGATGCTCGGCCTGGGCACCGGCTCGGAGCTGCGCCAGCCGCTGGGCGTGGCGGTGGTCGGCGGCCTGCTGGTCAGCCAGTTGCTGACCCTGTACACCACGCCGGTGATCTACCTGGCCCTGGACCGGCTGTTGCTGCAGCGTCGCCGCGTGGCGGCGATGCAGGCGCCGGCGGACGCTTCCGCGGCCGTCGCGGAGGGGTAG
- a CDS encoding heavy metal response regulator transcription factor — protein MKLLIVEDEVKTADYLRDGLAEQGWTVDVARDGVSGLHLARELDYDVIVLDVMLPGMDGFAVLRELRTRKQTPVIMLTARDRVDDRVHGLSAGADDYLVKPFSFIELLARLQALVRRGRQQEPTELVVGDLQINLIARRAFRDGVRLDLTGKEFALLALLAQRRSQILSKTVIAAQVWDINFDSNTNVVEVAIKRLRTKIDGPFRSKLLHTVRGMGYVLEVREDEREGLAPGRVPA, from the coding sequence ATGAAGCTGCTGATCGTCGAAGACGAGGTCAAGACCGCCGACTACCTGCGCGACGGCCTGGCCGAGCAGGGCTGGACCGTCGACGTCGCCCGCGACGGCGTGTCCGGCCTGCATCTGGCGCGCGAACTCGACTACGACGTGATCGTGCTCGACGTGATGCTGCCGGGCATGGACGGTTTCGCCGTGCTGCGCGAGCTGCGCACGCGCAAGCAGACCCCGGTGATCATGCTGACCGCGCGCGACCGCGTCGACGACCGCGTGCACGGCCTGAGCGCCGGCGCCGACGATTACCTGGTCAAGCCTTTTTCCTTCATCGAACTGCTGGCGCGGCTGCAGGCGCTGGTCCGGCGCGGCCGCCAGCAGGAGCCGACCGAGCTGGTCGTCGGCGACCTGCAGATCAACCTGATCGCCCGGCGCGCGTTCCGCGACGGCGTGCGCCTGGACCTGACCGGCAAGGAGTTCGCCCTGCTGGCCCTGCTGGCCCAGCGCCGCAGCCAGATCCTGTCCAAGACGGTGATCGCGGCGCAGGTCTGGGACATCAACTTCGACAGCAACACCAACGTGGTCGAGGTCGCGATCAAGCGCCTGCGGACCAAGATCGACGGCCCGTTCCGCAGCAAGCTGCTGCACACCGTGCGCGGCATGGGCTACGTGCTGGAGGTGCGCGAGGACGAGCGCGAAGGCCTCGCGCCCGGGCGGGTGCCGGCATGA